A DNA window from SAR324 cluster bacterium contains the following coding sequences:
- a CDS encoding HAMP domain-containing sensor histidine kinase has protein sequence MLSRSLRSKGRKLLSSSQRRKPIRHRPERRLGTRRLRKLPLSLLAAVIFALSLSLQLAFFTWEPTQPSLPVSQLTALNKLVQQINQLLGQDEPTKQLAIQDLLDQEVQGAVQLLYLDRQVKQSQVSLPGLRPHQVFQPLDDSQILLTLPVGLDKVRGLLVVRQKVPPPPPPDWLAAMLLSGAIAVASIALVLWLKTSNTMGQIDLLCRQFLRYRRENETQEMEFPTTSRRPSELELRVAVLQDLWMKFQNVQVELKENVEALEQSKQQLENTIEDLRKAKQQEQRLIELGYAVAEFGHDIGNTNGSIMSYSSLVLQQLDKPTLEPMEVARALVHIRKIELASKNVAGLTEDILEFTRGKMQLNKTQHQVEDFITQLEVYLGFAEDMDIQYKYPKNIHARLEFDGRKISRVLINLVKNAWEKLREQEGGSITVMLHQERRNLLIRVRDNGAPIPTQVLPVIFHSFQTEGKEKGTGLGLAISKKMVEAHGGEIRAENLGTGGVQFEIWLPDAYQTTSANSPAGSDETLPQAANY, from the coding sequence ATGTTATCACGATCTCTCCGATCAAAGGGCAGGAAGCTCCTCTCCTCATCTCAACGTCGCAAACCAATACGACATCGTCCTGAGAGACGTTTGGGAACCCGCCGACTGAGAAAATTACCGCTTTCACTGTTGGCAGCAGTAATCTTTGCGCTTTCCTTGTCTCTGCAGTTGGCTTTTTTCACTTGGGAACCTACACAACCGAGCCTGCCAGTCTCTCAATTGACTGCACTGAACAAACTCGTACAGCAGATCAATCAGTTGCTGGGACAAGATGAACCGACCAAGCAACTTGCAATTCAAGATCTGCTGGACCAAGAAGTTCAGGGGGCTGTTCAACTGCTTTACTTGGATCGCCAGGTCAAGCAGTCGCAGGTCAGCCTCCCTGGTCTACGGCCCCACCAAGTCTTTCAGCCACTTGATGACTCACAAATTTTGCTAACCCTGCCAGTTGGTCTAGATAAGGTACGTGGTCTGTTAGTTGTCCGACAAAAAGTACCTCCACCCCCTCCACCAGATTGGTTAGCGGCAATGCTGCTAAGTGGAGCGATAGCTGTTGCCTCGATAGCATTGGTACTCTGGTTAAAAACCAGCAACACAATGGGTCAGATTGACCTCCTATGCCGACAATTTCTGCGCTATCGACGAGAAAATGAAACACAGGAGATGGAGTTTCCAACGACCAGTCGACGCCCTAGCGAATTGGAACTACGAGTCGCAGTTCTACAAGATTTGTGGATGAAGTTTCAGAATGTTCAGGTGGAATTGAAAGAAAATGTCGAGGCTCTTGAACAATCCAAGCAACAACTGGAAAATACCATTGAAGACTTGCGGAAAGCTAAGCAGCAAGAACAACGTCTGATTGAATTGGGATATGCCGTTGCGGAATTTGGCCATGATATTGGCAACACCAACGGATCCATCATGAGTTATTCCTCTCTCGTTCTTCAGCAGTTGGATAAGCCCACACTTGAACCAATGGAAGTGGCCCGTGCGTTAGTACACATTCGTAAGATTGAATTGGCCTCAAAAAATGTTGCCGGTCTTACGGAAGATATTCTTGAGTTCACTCGTGGTAAAATGCAACTCAACAAGACTCAGCACCAAGTTGAAGATTTTATTACTCAGCTAGAAGTTTATCTTGGTTTTGCTGAGGACATGGACATTCAATACAAATATCCTAAGAATATCCACGCAAGGCTAGAATTTGACGGCCGTAAAATTAGTCGCGTACTAATCAATCTGGTGAAGAATGCTTGGGAGAAACTCAGGGAGCAAGAAGGAGGAAGCATCACGGTGATGCTGCATCAGGAACGTAGAAATCTATTAATTCGAGTCAGAGATAACGGAGCACCGATTCCTACACAAGTTCTACCAGTAATTTTTCATTCTTTCCAAACAGAGGGCAAAGAAAAGGGGACTGGTCTTGGACTAGCAATCAGCAAGAAAATGGTGGAAGCACACGGGGGAGAGATTCGTGCAGAGAATCTAGGGACTGGAGGCGTCCAGTTTGAAATCTGGCTACCAGATGCATATCAAACGACTTCAGCAAATTCCCCGGCAGGGTCCGATGAAACCCTGCCACAGGCTGCCAACTACTGA
- the ahcY gene encoding adenosylhomocysteinase, producing MAFTDYKIANLSLADWGRKKITIWENEMPGLMALRKEYGESKPLAGAKITGSLHMTMETAVLIETLIALGAEVRWSSCNIFSTQDEAAAAIAAQGVPVFAWKGETEEEYWWCLEQTLKWPGGDGPNMLLDDGGDLTGYVHEKAPHLLDKIRGVSEETTTGVHSLYKMSQAGKLRIPAINVNDAVTKSKFDNLYGCRESLLDGIKRATDVMIAGKVAVVAGYGDVGKGSAQSLRAQGARVIVTEIDPICALQAAMEGFEVTTIEDAVSLGDIFVTTTGCCDIIRREHLDAMKDNTIVCNIGHFDIEIDVQSLNQDPHIKKINVQPQVDQYEWPDGKRIILLAEGRLVNLGCATGHPSFVMSASFTNQVLAQIELWQSNEKYENQVYVLPKQLDEKVARLHLGKLGVKLTELTPQQAEYMSVSAEGPFKPSHYRY from the coding sequence ATGGCATTTACTGACTACAAAATTGCGAATTTGTCTTTGGCTGACTGGGGACGCAAAAAAATAACCATTTGGGAAAATGAAATGCCAGGATTAATGGCATTACGCAAAGAATATGGAGAATCCAAGCCTTTGGCTGGGGCAAAAATCACGGGTTCGTTGCATATGACAATGGAAACAGCAGTTTTGATTGAGACGCTGATTGCCCTTGGAGCAGAGGTTCGTTGGTCTTCCTGCAATATTTTCTCAACCCAGGACGAAGCTGCGGCAGCGATTGCCGCACAAGGTGTTCCCGTTTTTGCTTGGAAGGGAGAAACTGAGGAAGAATATTGGTGGTGTCTGGAGCAGACGCTCAAGTGGCCAGGAGGCGATGGGCCCAATATGTTACTGGACGATGGTGGTGACCTGACGGGCTATGTGCATGAGAAGGCTCCGCATCTATTAGATAAGATTCGAGGAGTCTCTGAAGAAACTACAACGGGTGTGCACAGCTTGTATAAGATGTCTCAGGCAGGCAAACTTCGTATTCCCGCAATCAATGTCAATGATGCGGTGACCAAGAGCAAATTCGATAACCTATACGGTTGCCGTGAATCACTGTTGGATGGAATCAAGCGAGCTACAGACGTCATGATCGCAGGCAAGGTTGCTGTCGTCGCGGGTTACGGGGATGTAGGCAAAGGAAGTGCCCAGTCACTCAGGGCACAAGGTGCTCGTGTGATCGTCACGGAGATCGATCCAATTTGTGCTTTGCAAGCGGCGATGGAGGGCTTCGAAGTGACTACTATAGAAGATGCTGTTTCACTAGGAGATATCTTCGTTACAACTACCGGTTGCTGCGATATCATTCGTCGAGAACATCTAGATGCTATGAAAGACAATACAATTGTCTGCAACATTGGTCACTTTGACATCGAGATTGATGTGCAGTCGCTCAATCAAGACCCTCATATCAAGAAGATCAATGTACAACCCCAAGTAGACCAGTACGAATGGCCAGATGGAAAGCGCATTATCCTATTGGCTGAGGGGCGCCTAGTGAACCTGGGTTGTGCGACAGGGCATCCCTCTTTCGTGATGTCTGCAAGTTTTACCAATCAAGTGTTAGCACAGATCGAACTCTGGCAGAGCAATGAAAAATACGAAAATCAGGTCTATGTTCTGCCTAAGCAATTAGATGAGAAAGTAGCACGTTTGCACTTGGGTAAGCTTGGGGTCAAACTCACTGAACTCACACCGCAACAAGCGGAGTACATGAGCGTCTCAGCAGAAGGTCCATTTAAACCTTCACACTATCGCTACTAA